The DNA sequence GAAAACTTTGGGACATTTTTTACTGTAAATGGAACTAAATTGTCCACAGAAGACTTGCCCATCATCATTtgtgtaataaaattttttatggaTTGTTCAGAataatttccttttaaaatggaataaacattttttgaaaaactaATAGCAATAACAGTAGGAAAACCAAATGTAAGATTTAACTTTTGTACTATATCTAACTGATCTCCTGCTTGTGTCCACAAAAATGAAACAGGTAAATTACTTATATCCTTAGTAAcgtttgttaatatattaatataagaaTCAAAATAGCTAGCTTCTGTATCTTCTTTATTTGGTAATATAGCCAAAAGGCATACATCTTTTTCACAATATTCATCAAAAACTTGTTGAGATGTCAATTGaattacttcttttttttctttataatattttaaaaagaattgaTAAAGATCTTCTGTAGTCCTTGATTCATTATAATTGATGGCACTATGTAATGTTTTATTTCCTGAtggaaataatttaaaagatgGATATCCATTTATTTGATAAGTTTGTGCTGTTCTTTGTTCAACTGTTGCATCAATTTTTGCTATTcttgcattttttaaatgagcAACTTTTTTGGCAAGTTCATCAAATATAGGATGTATTGGTTTACTATGACCACACCAAGGGGcataaaaaaagacaaaccacacattatcatcattttgtaaaatagACTTATCAAAATTAGtatcatttaatataattactttaccatcatttttattttgattttttttttttttatatgaactcttattttcacttatatctatatttaattcttttaaacgatatttttttatactatcATATATAAAGCTAACCacatcttttattttgtaatttccaTCGAATTTTTcaacttcttttttattatcctttacaaaaaaaaggtgtATATTTGGATATActtcaattttatatttatttgctatttcttcattttttacagCTAAAATGGTTATATCATCTTTTACCGTCTTTGCGATACTAATAAAATCATTAGCAAAGCCTCTGGAGACTCGGCACCAAGTAGCGTAAAATTGAACCAAGCACATTTTCTTCAAACTTAGTAATTCTTCCAATTTTTCAACTGTTTCTACTGTTTGTATCTCTTTGACATCCGCATATAAGCTCCATGTACATTccataaaaaggaaaatcaACGGAAGCAAAAGTATTGTTTTGccaaaatttttcatttttaagaatCGGTGTACAACAAGCATGCAAATGGGAAGTCATGGAAATACAAATGTGTATCAAGTATAGCAGGTACtgtatttactttttaaaataaacaaaaaaagaaaaaaaaaaaaaaaaatgaacagcaaaaaaattttgactTTTTAAGTATAAACTGGGCAGAGTATATTGTTCAgtgtataatatttaatgaataatacAACTAATTAATAGCATATGTAATGGATAGTATacgtaataaataatacaaatattttataatttatgtaatgaataaatagttaaaaaaaaaaatcatgtAACTGCTTTTTTGGGGGGGTGTGAGGGTACtaagaagaaagaaaaaaaaagaaatataggAAGTGTTTAAGTTTACATAATTAAGTACAGTAGGGAATAGCCCTTAAACGTACATATgtgcgtatgtatatatgtacgtagtaaatatgtaaatacgttagtatgtatgtattcgCTTTATAAAGCGTAGTACTCATGCTGTACGCTTAAATAAGaatagtaaaattatttcaataaCATGAGGTAGACTTATTTGCAATTAGGTGCCTATGAGTCAACTagttcattttttgaaaaaatatgaaaactgaaaaaaaaaaaaaaaaaaaaaaaggaaaaataaacatatccaaaaaaaaaaatagtcaCTGCGGAAGAATAATGCAAGGATGGCGTAGctaaaatgggaaaaaaatgaGCCGATCGTAGAATTAAGAAGAAAATGcgcacacacacacacacgtacatatgtaatacttacatataatatatatatatatatatatatatattatatatatatatatatgcacatttatGTTTGCATGTATTTATCCATCCGTTCGCGCATATGTATGCAAAACTTTTTGTGGAAAGGGGGAATAGAGAAAAAGAAgttaaaagttaaaaaaatgaataagcccttaaaataaaatgcgaATATAGTTTGAAGTACAACATGAACAGAGCTCagtttattatatgaaaaagcttaaactaaaaaatgaacaaggTACGCCAGTGAAAAAACACCGAACAACGGTaggtatgtatgtgtataaacAATAGCCTCTTTCGTAAAGCTCAAATGTTGAAAGGGGGGGGGGGAAGCGTTGAAAGTTAAGATACTTTTAACACGTAATTTGCAAAGTATGTTTTAAGGCGATTTTTAACATGCATGCActtatgtataatatgtacataaatgtatacgtatatgtatacgtatatgtttACGTATATGtttacgtatatgtatgtatatatatatactcagGCATTCCCAAAATCACAGTACGATGTTTGATATATGCTATTTTGTGCTCATTTCAAAGCTGTTCCGCTGAaacttaaatattatatatatacacatacatatatgtacatacatatttatatattcacgTTTTAATGCACGCGGAATGAATACAAGGACATCTTTGTCTTTTCACCTATATGTTGTAACccctaattttttaattatcgTAGTTTGGATTGTAACGCGAATCTTATTTAAattcctttaaaaaataaaaataaaataaataaaaatatctaGCTAATAAAACAAGATATTTTGTATAGGCATAAAAATGGGAAGAACAGTGAGAAGCGAAATAAAGTATAAGTTTGagaattttttacttataaaaaactttaaaaatatattaaataagtatatatattgtccATAacatgttattttatttaagtgTAAGTTAATTATTATCtatgataaaagaaaaaaaaaaatcagaaaCATCGTTTTACGAGTTCATTTTGTGCAAAAATTCTGTTAAGGTAACTTATCGCAGTTTAAAATACTACTACTAGAACggtacattttttatatgtgattaactatacattattttacggcattaattatatacactatatatatgtatatacgtgtgATCCTGTCAAATAGTGTTGTTAAAGGTgttacatatttaataaatatttaaaaaaaaaaaataaaaatacttgtACGACATTTACGTACtttcaaataattatttttgctgctataattatgcaaatagagatataaaaagtagttttttattcataaatatatacttttctttttttttcattcctttttctgttttttcttaaatgcattattattaaatacaatttaaaagaaaaaaaaaaaaaaaaagtgaaaaaaataagagtcCTTTTTTGTCGAAAAACGAATAATTTACAAGTCAATCTCATATACTAAAACATAAAGTAGCatttaaaaaagggaaaataattaaaattaagcGCGTTTACTTCAGTCAGTTTTATACATTCCATGTTGAATTCCTCATCCTGAACGTTGTTTCTGCGTATTTCTTATGCTTTTTTACgttgttatttttcttttttaattttaaaagtatcAACTGGTTATGTTACTATCCCTTTGAAGGACTATTGttgatttgttttttaatttaaatttatattttaagtttaattttaagtttaattttaagtttaattttaagtttaattttaagtttaattttaagtttaattttaagtttaattttaagtttaatttaaagtttaatttaaagtttaattttaagtttaatttttattttaatttttattttttttataaaagattttttattgaccgtttttcatatatttcggTAGAggtattatattacattttcttatcttattttttttaattgaaagtacaataatataaagcaGATATCATTTGGGATGAAATATTTCGTGAAAGTATATAATTCCCATTATTGTGTACCCTAAGgtaaattaagaaaattgtGAGTATTCTTATGCAGAAGAATATTTTGGCGTACCATGTAGTGTGTTGTATATATGCAAGAAAAACGTAAACTTATAAACGTGCAAACAggaatatgcatataaacatataccgAGGCATGTACATTTGTATATCCTACTTATAACCGGAGCGATTTAGTACATTACTTTGCAAGTTGCAAAAAGGAGAGGAAAAAGAGATCcccttaaaaattaatacccGGTTGCGCGGTTACAAGAAtactgtatatatacacatattagGGTGAACTGGCACCCACGGGTACCCATTATTCCATGtgtaaacattttaatatatacatatataaataaaattatatagaagtataaacatacataagtgtaagcatatatatgtgtaagcatatatatgtgtaagcatatatatgtgtaagcatatataaatgtaattatacatacatatttacatatacgtgCGTCCATTGTGCATGTATCTCCACGCACGGGTGTGCTAAATGGATAAGTTTAAAAGATGCAAGAAGAGAAACTTTAGGAGTCTCATAAAGAATACCAAGTCGTTAATTAAGAGAAAGAATAAGAACCAGTCAAAGATACATAAAAgcaatattttaacaaatgaatttataacaaatataattataaaatacgTAAGGAAGAGTAGTGTCAGGAACGCAAATGGTAGTTCCACTTTTGATGAGTATATGTCACATGGGGGAAATACTACTGAatgtataaaagaaaaattatttagcaaaaaagaaattgttgaaacagatataataaataattgtttaatttttgataAGAATGAAACACTGAAAAGTATTAGTTATAAAATTCTTTAtggtattattaaaaagtgtGTAGATCatgaaaatgtattaatgaaaatagaaGAACTTGGGTTTTCAgctgaaaatataaaagataaaaatgatgacaatataaatatatgctcaaaatataaagtagatactttttttaattatatatataaaagtttaaaagttataaaatgttcaaacaattttaatgtattatgcaaattaatgaatgttataaaatatgttatccATGTCTTgccatatatgtacaaaataaaatttttgttttttttttgttccatttttaatatatatcaaaagcTACACGAGAGGGGAAACCATGGGGATAATATAGCGAATacaaaaaaggcaaaaaatgtaaaaactgcaaaaaatgtaaaggaTGAAAATAGTGACAACTTCCCTTTTACGAATGTGGATGACCATGAATtcttgaatatattttttgaactaatgaatgaattaataaatattaatgataattaCAATTCTTATgatgataattataaaatttttaactttttcgTTTTACGCTGGATGTTAGTGTATTTTAAGAACAAATACCACTTTTTTTCAAAGAAGAATATTTGTTCCCGAACCAAATCAAAATATGCTATTCTTTTACTTACAGTACTAAAACACTTGCATGAGAGTATGAGCTTCGATGTGCGAAGGGAGTTTAACGAAAGTGAACAGAAATATTACTTATTAAGTGGTGGTCCAGACATAGCAACAGATGTAGAAGTAAATGGAGGGGCATACGTAGAAGCAAATGCCGCTGCACATATAGTAGCAGATATAGCAGAAGACGTGCACGACGAAGGGAGAGCAAGCGGCGTTGACCATTTGATagagaggaaaaaaaatgggcATTCAAATATAACGAATTATATGGACATCTTATGTAACAATAAAAGTGTTGGAAgtgagaaaataaaaaataataaggcTGAAATACAAAACATgattgaaattttttatgataagGTGGATTtaaaagtagaaaaaaaattgaaagaaGTGAAAGATACTATGAACATTTTAACgcaaaacatttttatcatcatttataatttatttagcaatatgcatattatacATCAGCAcatagtattattatatttttctttagattttttaagaatatgtGAATATGAGTactcttattttattatttttaattcattccagtttttaaataaattattaactgttcagaattttttaattcatgcACCATTATTTATGGCTGTTCAAGAAGTTTTCacattttatgaaaaaataattattcatttgtacaaggaaaaaaatgatgaccTAAATGAAGAGTTTTATCACTTTGTTGACTTGTTCAATAATAAGCATAAGAGTATGTATGAAgatgtaataaaaagaatatggAGTTTGTATATGTTGATAATTTCAGATGAATATATGAAACGAAAGGATAAAAATTTGAAGGATAATTCATATGTTAATGTGCATGTTGAGCAACATCAACAAGTGTATGCAAATAATATGAACGAggtaaaaacatttttaaaaattaagtattttgaattttcaaATGATTATAGAAATTATATACTAACAAATGTTAatgaaacatataaaaatatattaactagTTGTTTAACAAAATCGTTTCGTATATTAggtttgaattattttttcgaagaatatttttttttttcaaataatgaattattagctaaggatatatttatattaaataaaattcttaaggatacaaataaattattttacggcggtaatttaaaatttgtaatgaattttttttacccttTATTAATgtgttatattaatttatatgaaaaagaagaaaaatatagtgTAAGGAGCAAACTATTTTtgacatatataaaaaatgtgttaaTTCATTTAACTCGGTCAATGAATGattgtattaatttatacTATTTCATGTCAACAAAAGTTGaagatttttatatattagttaCTAAGCTTACAAATTATGatgattttaatttattaccacttttaattaatttttttgagcatttttatttgtctacgttaaaaataaatgatgagGTTGAATGTTTTTCAGGTTTTATAGGTgttgaaaaaatgaagaatattaaatgtaaatacacaaatataaatttaaaaaaaaataatttttttttaaattatatatcagacaatttgttaaaaatttttattccaaAATTTGTCTCTATTGTAACTTTTTGTTTAAATCAAAAATTTTCATCTACTACTACATTAGTGCAGGAAAATAtggtaaatatacatacgaCTATAGAGAAATTTTCCGACTTGATACGTGTGTGCTTATACTATACGTCAACTACAgattttaatgatattataGTTATACTAGAGCaacatatattaagaaatgaaattgaaaagaatataatttctGTAATTAGCTTGCTACtagttttaaaaatgttcaccccttttttttcatatgaaCAACTCAAGTTATGCTCTACGTATTATGAAAagttaattcattttataggGGTTGAATTGAGGAAGAAATCATCTTATTTTGCTTTCATTAActgcaaaaattttatgtctAAATTGAATGATAGTAATGATAGGCACATTAATTTAACGAGAGGAGATGAGACAAACAAACAGGAGGTCATAAGGGACTCCTTGTATTATAAATCTGTTCAAATGTGTAGTAATGTTGTGGATGAATTACCCACCACTTCCAACCAGTTCAGTGGTCTCAGTAATATTAGCAAAGATAAAAAGGATGCGCTTTTTTTGGAAAGTAATAATGTTTATGATATAGGCAAATTCGACAAGAATataaatagtaatagtaacagtagtaacagtaatagtaatagtaatagtagtaacagtaatagtaatagtaacagtaatagtaatagtaatagtaacagtagtaatagtaacagtagtaatagtaacagtagtaatagtaatggtaataatGATAGCCTAAATGGCAACACGAACGTTTTTCAGGTTATGGACAGTGGAGCTGTAGAGGGGGATGTGAGTCTATTTAACACGATACATGCAGATAATGAGGAGAGGGAAGGACACTCATCttataattacaaatataatgATATGCGAAAGGAAGAAGAGGGGGGAGAAAAAAATGCACGAACaagtaacaaaattaaagaagttattagaagaaaaaggggtggtgaaaaaaatatccgaaaaagagataaaattaaaaaaggtatTAGAAGAGAGggagggggaaaaaaaaatacacgaaaaagtgaaaaaattaaaaaaggtatTAGAAGTGAGGGAggagaaaaaacaaatttacgAAAAAGAGTcgaaaaattaagaaaaataaaaattaagaaagaCTTAAAGAGCGTTATAGAAAAACTCATATATGCAAGAATCTTAATATTTGATAATGTTTCTGCGTTGTTTCAGTGTATTgctaacatttttttaaaggaaatgaaaaaggatagtagtagtaacagTAGTGATAAGAGaagttttataaattctGAAAAATGTGATATTATGCACCGTTTGAATAGTAGAGagttgaatatatataacaacatATATGTGGGatacaaaataatagaaaataatttacctACAATAATGACAAGAAagaacatttttcttttttttgaaaatatttctaattataatataaataaatatattaaaaagttttatatctatttaaataatttaacattatatttaaaagtatGCAAAGGTTTGGATCGAAACTACAGTTATGATTTGTTTTGTGCATTATTACCCATAATAATGAAAtcattattttacataaataaaaaatttaccacaaaattaagaaaaaataatttatttgaaaatattgtatatattggaaaggaaaacgtaaaaaatatCCTTTTACATGTGACTCCAGGTTTGTTAGTACAAAAacataattgtaaaaaaatagcaatatatatattatatttattagtaaAGAAGTATAAAATAGATTATGAGGACCAAGTGCAGTTGTTTAAGGTGTGCATAGCTCTATCGAATGAAAATGAGAAAAGTGTACTAAAGGTCCTTCTGAAATTTCTTTTGATATGTGTGGatgtatttaataaagaTGTTGTGATAAGCAATATAACGGGGTTAATGAAACTGCTTAACAGTGTTTTGATGAACCGCatgtttacatatttagtggagaaatttattttaaaactgCATGATTTGGTAGAACAGGGGGATGCAATAGTGAAAGGAATAGGAGAAGATCGAGTAGCAGTAAAAATGGTTGAAGTGGAGGAGGTATCAAGTAATGGCCTATCGGGGAAGACGCTGATTAATTATCTGGAAAAACCGGGggtaaaaattttcaaaaggTTAATAGCAAATAGGCAAACAAGTGGAAGAAGTAATAGAAGTggtaacagtaacaataacagtaGGAGTGACAAATGCAACTACAGTGTTAGTACCAGTGGTAATGGCGCTTACAGTGATGCGAGAAATGGGCTTATGCCTGTAAAgatgaatggaaaaaaaagagtaccAAGTGTACACATGTTATACGCATCATCGGACTATAGTTTAGACGATATGTCGAAAGAACACTACGAAGATATATCAAACGATTCAGATAATAGTGAACTAAATTTGAGAGATGACAATGATGAAGTTGAAACAAACGGAGGTGAACAATTGAAGAACCAAGGGAGAGAAATTTTTGTCAAGagtaaaaaagaacaaagaaGGAGCATTAGCAAAGGGAAAATGAGTAAGGAGAATAAGAGCAATAATaactttattaaaaagaaaaatgaaaataaatatattgcaaattcattttttgaaagATTACAACAATGTAGAGGAGAAAAAGAGACTACATATATAAAGGaaacattaaataaaattgtgttaagtaaaaaaaaaaaaaaagaaaaaaacaaaattaaaaaagtgatatattataataaaaatatctgTGAAATACTTTATAATATCCAAAAatgtgttttaaaaaaatcacAAAAAAACTTGAGTATCATTCCCCCTTTAACAAatcaaaaagaaataaacaatttatttggtgaaaattattttatcaagaaaaatataaataaagaaaaaaaaaaatatatacaagaaGAAGACAGTCTTAGTAATTCGGATGAGGAAAAAATTGTAGGAGTTAGTAACGATGGAAAGATAATTATTCGGGATGTCTATTTGCATTCAAACGATTtgaagatgaagaaaaagaaaagtgatgatattataaataaaaaatataacctAATGAATGAAAAACAGAATATGCACTACAAACTTAAGTCCAataagaaaggaaaaaataaaaagaacgCAGATCTGTTCTTTACAGGaagtaataatttatataaatcaaagaaaggaaaaggggatattattaagaaaaataagccACTACCTTACTCTTATGTTCCTTTAAAACCAATTATGACTAGAGATAAATTTAGGGAAAAAACGCTTCATGCCTTTAGgtctattaaaaataatgcaaaaggaaaaggaaaaaaaaaaaaaaattaaaaaaatatcgaGACTACTGGAAAATGAATACCGACATAAAAATAGTGATCTGTTCTGATTTGTACAAATCTTAGATGAATTCATTTTACATATGTAGTCTTTCCTGTACAtaacaactttttttttttttttttattaacgaAAAAggatacatttatttaagtGTATCTTGAAAATTGGAGCTACTAGGAATAGAAGCATATATTTAAgcatttcattattttgctCAACTTACACAGTGCTACTAGAGGTAGCAGgtgtaattaataatttaacgCAGTTGTGCTTTATAAACAATTCTTTTCGCCATTCTGTTTtattccatatatttttcattacttCAATTGAGCCGTGTTTATTTTCCCTCGTTTAAATCGTATTTTTAAAGCATACATGATAATgtgtataattaaaaaaaaaaaaaaaaaagaaaaagaaaaagaaaaagaaaattaatttttgaacAAACAAGAACGTCGTGCATTTGAGTTGCTATTCAGTTGCTATTCGTTTATTTATCTTTAAGACCAGCATTTAAGATAAatcgtttttttttcttttgatacatatacataaatacatacatacatacgtatatctgtccacatacatatatacatatatttacaatttatGCTCTTCCAGTTTGAGAATAAACAATGTTTCGGCTAAAAGGAGCTAAAATCTTCGTAAAAACGtcaaagaataaaataaatttacgcATGAAGACAACACATACCAAACGAAACGTCATACATGGGCGCATGTGTGTATGCTTGTATAAATACGAGagcgtacatatatgtacataataattgtgtattttactattttactattttttttttttttttttttacatcagTCGGTGTAACGTTTTTATATAGCGTGAAACATTActattatgaataatattattcttacAATTGCTACTACTAAATTTATCgtgttaattttgttttcatgTGAAatggatatttttttttaaaatggtaTTTTGTCTTGATGTGTTGCTTTTGTTTTGTATGcgttgtaaaatttttttatttttttattttttcccattttcaAAAGAACGCATTTcctattaatatatactaatatgta is a window from the Plasmodium brasilianum strain Bolivian I chromosome 9, whole genome shotgun sequence genome containing:
- a CDS encoding protein disulfide-isomerase, with protein sequence MKNFGKTILLLPLIFLFMECTWSLYADVKEIQTVETVEKLEELLSLKKMCLVQFYATWCRVSRGFANDFISIAKTVKDDITILAVKNEEIANKYKIEVYPNIHLFFVKDNKKEVEKFDGNYKIKDVVSFIYDSIKKYRLKELNIDISENKSSYKKKKNQNKNDGKVIILNDTNFDKSILQNDDNVWFVFFYAPWCGHSKPIHPIFDELAKKVAHLKNARIAKIDATVEQRTAQTYQINGYPSFKLFPSGNKTLHSAINYNESRTTEDLYQFFLKYYKEKKEVIQLTSQQVFDEYCEKDVCLLAILPNKEDTEASYFDSYINILTNVTKDISNLPVSFLWTQAGDQLDIVQKLNLTFGFPTVIAISFSKNVYSILKGNYSEQSIKNFITQMMMGKSSVDNLVPFTVKNVPKFSPNTLNENNLEL
- a CDS encoding hypothetical protein (conserved Plasmodium protein) — protein: MDKFKRCKKRNFRSLIKNTKSLIKRKNKNQSKIHKSNILTNEFITNIIIKYVRKSSVRNANGSSTFDEYMSHGGNTTECIKEKLFSKKEIVETDIINNCLIFDKNETLKSISYKILYGIIKKCVDHENVLMKIEELGFSAENIKDKNDDNINICSKYKVDTFFNYIYKSLKVIKCSNNFNVLCKLMNVIKYVIHVLPYMYKIKFLFFFCSIFNIYQKLHERGNHGDNIANTKKAKNVKTAKNVKDENSDNFPFTNVDDHEFLNIFFELMNELININDNYNSYDDNYKIFNFFVLRWMLVYFKNKYHFFSKKNICSRTKSKYAILLLTVLKHLHESMSFDVRREFNESEQKYYLLSGGPDIATDVEVNGGAYVEANAAAHIVADIAEDVHDEGRASGVDHLIERKKNGHSNITNYMDILCNNKSVGSEKIKNNKAEIQNMIEIFYDKVDLKVEKKLKEVKDTMNILTQNIFIIIYNLFSNMHIIHQHIVLLYFSLDFLRICEYEYSYFIIFNSFQFLNKLLTVQNFLIHAPLFMAVQEVFTFYEKIIIHLYKEKNDDLNEEFYHFVDLFNNKHKSMYEDVIKRIWSLYMLIISDEYMKRKDKNLKDNSYVNVHVEQHQQVYANNMNEVKTFLKIKYFEFSNDYRNYILTNVNETYKNILTSCLTKSFRILGLNYFFEEYFFFSNNELLAKDIFILNKILKDTNKLFYGGNLKFVMNFFYPLLMCYINLYEKEEKYSVRSKLFLTYIKNVLIHLTRSMNDCINLYYFMSTKVEDFYILVTKLTNYDDFNLLPLLINFFEHFYLSTLKINDEVECFSGFIGVEKMKNIKCKYTNINLKKNNFFLNYISDNLLKIFIPKFVSIVTFCLNQKFSSTTTLVQENMVNIHTTIEKFSDLIRVCLYYTSTTDFNDIIVILEQHILRNEIEKNIISVISLLLVLKMFTPFFSYEQLKLCSTYYEKLIHFIGVELRKKSSYFAFINCKNFMSKLNDSNDRHINLTRGDETNKQEVIRDSLYYKSVQMCSNVVDELPTTSNQFSGLSNISKDKKDALFLESNNVYDIGKFDKNINSNSNSSNSNSNSNSSNSNSNSNSNSNSNSNSSNSNSSNSNSSNSNGNNDSLNGNTNVFQVMDSGAVEGDVSLFNTIHADNEEREGHSSYNYKYNDMRKEEEGGEKNARTSNKIKEVIRRKRGGEKNIRKRDKIKKGIRREGGGKKNTRKSEKIKKGIRSEGGEKTNLRKRVEKLRKIKIKKDLKSVIEKLIYARILIFDNVSALFQCIANIFLKEMKKDSSSNSSDKRSFINSEKCDIMHRLNSRELNIYNNIYVGYKIIENNLPTIMTRKNIFLFFENISNYNINKYIKKFYIYLNNLTLYLKVCKGLDRNYSYDLFCALLPIIMKSLFYINKKFTTKLRKNNLFENIVYIGKENVKNILLHVTPGLLVQKHNCKKIAIYILYLLVKKYKIDYEDQVQLFKVCIALSNENEKSVLKVLLKFLLICVDVFNKDVVISNITGLMKLLNSVLMNRMFTYLVEKFILKLHDLVEQGDAIVKGIGEDRVAVKMVEVEEVSSNGLSGKTLINYLEKPGVKIFKRLIANRQTSGRSNRSGNSNNNSRSDKCNYSVSTSGNGAYSDARNGLMPVKMNGKKRVPSVHMLYASSDYSLDDMSKEHYEDISNDSDNSELNLRDDNDEVETNGGEQLKNQGREIFVKSKKEQRRSISKGKMSKENKSNNNFIKKKNENKYIANSFFERLQQCRGEKETTYIKETLNKIVLSKKKKKEKNKIKKVIYYNKNICEILYNIQKCVLKKSQKNLSIIPPLTNQKEINNLFGENYFIKKNINKEKKKYIQEEDSLSNSDEEKIVGVSNDGKIIIRDVYLHSNDLKMKKKKSDDIINKKYNLMNEKQNMHYKLKSNKKGKNKKNADLFFTGSNNLYKSKKGKGDIIKKNKPLPYSYVPLKPIMTRDKFREKTLHAFRSIKNNAKGKGKKKKN